The DNA sequence GGAAACCAGGAATATGACATCACCCTCTTCTGCAGGCGTTGCGCTGGTCACCGGCGCGGCACGCCGTATCGGTCGTCACATCGCACTGGCCCTGGCGCAAGCGGGCTGGGACGTGGCGGTCCACTACAACCGCTCGCGCCAGGAGGCCGAAGAGCTGGTACGCGAGATCGCAGCCCTGGGCCGGCGCGCCCTGGCGGTGCAGGGCGAGCTGGGCGATCAAGCTCAGGTACGTGCGCTGCTGCCGCAAGCCGCGCCGCTGGGACGCATTTCCTGCGTGGTCAACAACGCTTCGCTGTTCGATTACGATGACGCCGCCAGCTTCGGCAACGACCGCCTGCTGCGCCACATGAGCGCCAATGTTGGCGCCCCGGTGCTGCTGGCGCAGGCCCTCTTCGAGATCACGCCGGCAGGTGAGCAAGCGGTGGTAGTGAACCTGCTGGACCAGAAACTGTACAATCCCAATCCCGACTTCCTGTCCTACACCCTTTCCAAGGCTGCCCTGCACAGTGCCACCACCCTGCTGGCGCAGGCATTGGCGCCCAAGGTGCGGGTGGTGGGCGTGGCGCCCGGGCTGACCATGGTCTCGGGCGACCAGACCGAGGAACAGTTCGGCAAAGCCCACACTGTCACGCCTCTGGGCCGTGGCAGTACGCCCGAGGACATCGCCGCTGCGGTCTGCTACGTCGCTTCGGCGCGAGCCGTGACGGGCACCACCCTGCTGGTCGATGGCGGCCAGCATTTGCTTCCCCTTTCGCGCGACGTCATGTTCGTGGCGAAATAACCTTTACTCTTTTGATCATGCTCTTCCTGTCCCATCCTTCCCTGCAAGATTGCCGCCGCCTGTTCCTGCGCAACTACGAGGTGTTCATCAACATCGGCGTGCACGAATTCGAAAAGAAGGGTGAGCAGCGCATCCTGATCAACGTCGATCTTTACGTCCCGCTGGCCGAGACCACGCCCACCGCCGACCACCTGGACGAAGTGGTGGACTACGACTTCATCCGCTCCACCATCGCCGAACGCATGGCCCGCGGCCACATCCATCTGCAGGAAACCCTGTGCGACGACGTGATGACGGCCATGCTGGCCCACCCCAAGGTGCGCGCGGTGCGGGTGTCGACCGAGAAGCCGGATGTGTACCCAGATTGTGATTCGGTGGGGGTGGAGACTTTCCGGATCAAGGCTTGATCTCCATTCGACAGATCACTCTGCCCGACTGGCCCCGCTTCATGCGGGGCTTTCTTTTTTCGAGATCTGGCCGAAGTTTTCCCCTTCCATCCTGCTACCAAGGTGGTAGCATGTTACGGTGTGTTGATGCGCATCATTGCCCTCTCCACACTACGGACTTTCTGGACCGCCCATCCTGCCGCGGAGACTCCCCTGCGTGCCTGGCACGCGCTGGCCAGCCGGGTGAACTGGAAAACGCCGGCCGATATCAAGGCGGCCTATCGCAATGCCAGTTTCATCAGAAACAACCGTGTGGTGTTCAACATCAAAGGCAACGACTACCGGCTGGTGGTCGCCGTGCGCTACGACAAGGAATTGATCTACATCCGCTTCGTCGGCACGCATCGCCAATACGACGCCATCGATGTGGAAACGATTTGAAGGAAGTTCATATGCAACTCAAACTGATACGCACCCGCAAGGATTACCGCGCCGCACTGGCCGAAGCAGAAAGACTGTGGGATGCCCCTGCCCGCTCGGAGCAAGCCGATCAACTGGATGTACTCACCCTGCTGATCGCGCACTACGAGCGCGCACACTTTGCCATCGATGATCCTGACCCCATCGACTTCCTGCTGCACGTGATGCAAGCGCGCGGCATGACGCGCAAAGACCTGGAACCCTATCTGGGCCCACGTAGCCGCGTCTCCGACATCCTCAATCGGGTGCGTCCGCTGACCCTCGACATGATCCGCAAGCTCAGTGCAGGCCTGAATCTACCTGCTGACCTGCTGATCCAGCCCTATCCCGTGAGAACGGCCAGCAGCGAACTTCTGAGCGCCTGAAGCCCCCAAGAAAAATGCCGTTCAGTCTGCACCGAACGGCATTCATTTCTCCAAGACGCCCCAGCGTCTCTCCTGCTACATCCCCATATACCTTCCGGCCCGGTGATTCAAGGCAATCACCAGATTGGCCGTCACTGCCCCCAGGATCGAGGCCAGCAACACGCGCGGCGTCACCACGAACAGCGAACACAGCACGATCACCACATCCACGCCCATCTGCAGCTTGCCGGCGCGCAGGCCGTAGCGGTCCTGCAGGAACAGCGTGACCACGTTGATGCCGCCCAGGCTGGCGCCGTGACGGAACAGCATCACAAAGCCTACTCCCATCAGCAAGCCGCCCAGCACGGCGCTGTAGAACAGGTCCAGCTTGGCATAGCCGATGAAATGCGGATGCATCAGCGAAAAGCCCGATACCAACGCCACCGCGCAGAAGGTCTTGCCGGTGAAGCGCAAGCCCATGCGGCGAAAGGCGAAGTAGTAGAACGGGATGTTGATGGTGAAAAACACCACGCCAAACGGCAGGCCGGTGAGGTAATGCGTCAGGAAGGCCAGACCGGCGGTGCTGCCGGTCAATAGCCCCACCTGGCTATACATGTTCACCGCCAGCGAGACGAAGAGCGTGCCGGCCACCAGGGCCAGCACGTCTTCATAGCTCTTGTGGCGCAGGTCGGCCACGGAAACGGCGGCCTTGCTTGCCACTTCAGCCACGCAGTACCTCGGCCATGGTTTCGGCCACGCGTGCGACGTTGCTGTCGTTGAGGCCGGCCACGCAGATGCGACCGGTGCCCACGGCATAGACGCCGAACTCTTCACGCAGACGATCCACCTGGGCCGAGGACAGGCCGGTGTAGCCGAACATGCCGTTCTGACGCAGCAGGAAGGAGAAGTCTTGGTCCGGCACCGCGCTCTTCAATTGCGAGGCCAGCTTGACGCGCATGTCGCGCACCCGCACGCGCATCTCTTCGACTTCGGCGCGCCATTGCGTGGCCAGCTTGTCGTCGCCCAGCACATGCGCCACCAGCAATGCGCCATTGCGGGCCGGGCTGGAATAGTTGCGACGCACGGTCAGCTTCAACTGGCCCAGTACGTTGGCGGCCTGGCCCGACTGCGGGCAGAACACCGACAAGGCACCGATGCGCTCGCTGTAGAGCGAGAAGATCTTGGAGAAGGAATTGGAGAGGAAGAACGGGATCTGGCGACGCACCGCTTCACGCACCGGCCAGATATCTTCATCCAGGCTTTCGGCAAAGCCCTGGTAGGCCAAGTCGAAGAAGGGCAACAGGCCGCGCTTTTCGACCACGGCGATGATCTCTTCCCACTGCGCGCGGGTCGGATCGACCCCGGTCGGGTTGTGGCAGCACGGGTGCAGCAACACTACTGCGCCCTTGGACAGGGAGTCGAGCTTGGCCAGCATGGCCGGGAAGTCCAGGCCCTTGGTCTGGGCATCGTAGTAAGGATAACGCTCGGTCTTGAAGCCAGCGCCTTCGAAGATGCCGACGTGGTTGTCCCAGGTCGGATCCGGCAGCCAGATGGTGGGTTGCGGGAAGAAGCGCGCGATCAGGTCGGCGCCCACCTTCAAGGCCCCCGAACCACCCAGGGTCTGGACGATGGCCAGGTGCTCGGTCGACGGCAGATCGGCGCCGAAGAGCAGCTTGGCCACCGCCTGGCGATAGGCGGCATGGCCTTCCATGGGCAGGTAGACATAGGGCGCGCCGGCTTCGGCCACTGCCGCCGCGGCTGTGCGCACCGTGGGCAATACCGGCACCACGCCCCGACCATCGGTGTAGATGCCGATGCTCAGGTTGACCTTGTTGCTGCGCTCATCGCGCTGGAATTGTTCCATCAGGCTCAGGATGGGATCGCCGGCATACGGCGGGAGATGCGAAAACATGTGGACCTCTTAGGATGGAGAAACGCCGCTGCCGGCGCAGTCGCGCTTTGCCGGCAAAACCGCCATGGTAGCGCGGCGCGAGGAAAAATTCCTGTTCTGTGCGCACGCACGCGGATTTTACGGGGGATTGAAGAGCCATACCATGAGGCGTCGATGCCACGCTGACAGGCCGTCAGCCCACGCGAAAATGGCGGGAACCGGCGCTGCATGAGAAAATGCCGCTCCTCCGCCCGCACGCAGCCTCCCGTCCATCAACTATTTTTTGTTGATGCACGGCAATATTGCTGATCCGGCAGCAACAGCATACCGATTGAAGGAATTCCCCATGAACGACATTGCGGCCACAGTGCAACTGTCCGACCTCGCCGAACTCGACGACCTGCCCACCCAGGGCGAGAGCGGCCAACCCGAAGTGAGCGCCCGCGGTTCGCGCCGCTTCGATATCCTGGAAAAAGGCATCCGCCGCCTGACCGGCCGCGCCATCGCCGACTTCGACATGATCCGCGACGGCGACGTCATCATGGCCTGCATGTCGGGCGGCGCCGACAGCTACACCATGCTCGACACCCTGCGCTACCTGCAGACGGTGGCGCCGGTGAAGTTCGAGATCATCGCCGTGAACCTCGACCAGAAGCAGCCGGGCTTCCCCGAGCACATCCTGCCGGAGTATTTCGAGCGCATCGGGGTGCGCTATCGCATCGTCGAGGAAGACACCTACAGCATCGTCAAGGAAAAGATCGCCCCCGGCAAGACCACCTGCTCGCTGTGCTCGCGCCTGCGGCGCGGCATCCTGTACCGGGTGGCCAAGGAACTGGGTGCCACCAAGATCGCCCTGGGTCACCATCGCGACGACATCCTGCATACCTTCATGCTCAACATGTTCTACGGCGGCAAGATCAAGACCATGCCGCCCAAGCTGATCGCCGACGATGGCCAGAACGTGGTGATCCGCCCGTTGGCCTACGTGCGCGAACCCGACATCAAGAAGTACGCGGCGGCCATGCAATTCCCCATCATCCCCTGCAACCTGTGCGGCTCGCAGCCCAACCTGCAGCGTCAGGCCATGCGCGAAATGCTCAACCAATGGGAAAAGACCAATCCCCTGTGGATCAAGAGCATGTTCACCGCCATGGCCAACATCGCGCCCTCGCACATGCTGGACCGCAGCCTGTTCGACTTCAGCAGCTTCAAGCCGGGTGCCGGCAAGGAAGCCACCGGCGACACCCTGTTCGACCGGGATGACAAGCTGGACCAGGGTCAGTCGGTAATCAACCTGCTCTGATTCCCGAAACCGGATGCCATATTCTCGCCAGTTCAAAAAACTAAGTCTGGCGAGACACATCGTTTCACCTCAGCAGTCCGAAAGCCCGCTTACAGCGGGGCTTTCGCGGCCCTGGATAGTCTTCAAACACTGATGCAAAAGTAAATTTTTGTTGTCATACGGCTATAGTCTGGGATTGGGCATCAAATACCCTCCTCTTCCACGCTTGAAGGCGAAAACACGCATGTTCTAATCTGTCCCATCGCAGTGAAGCGCCGCGAGGCCACACCGCCAGGAAAGAAAAAACATAACCATGCAGTCGTGGTTTCGCAGGGAAGCGTGATCCCGACAGGAACATCAATCAGTTGGGCCGCCTGGTAACGCCATGTGAGTCAATGATCGACTTCGCGCCTCTGCCCCCGAACGACTCTCTGCCATACGTGTATGAGGCTGCCTGATGGCTAACTTTTGGCGCGACAAGCGCGTTTTCATCACCGGTCATACCGGCTTCAAGGGGAGCTGGCTGACCCTGTGGCTGCACCTGATGGGTGCCAGGGTGAGCGGCTACGCCTTGCCGGCTCCGACCAATCCCAGCCTGTTCCACCTGGCACGGCTGCACAACTGCGTGCAGACCACCACGGGCGACGTGCGCGATCCGCGCCACCTGGCCGAAACGCTGGCGGCAGTGCAACCGGACATCGTGTTCCACCTGGCGGCCCAGCCGTTGGTGCGCGACTCCTATGCCACGCCCGTGGATACCTACGCCACCAACGTGATGGGCACCGTACACCTGCTCGAAGCCGTGCGTCATACGCCCAGCGTGCGTTCGGTCGTGGTGGTGACCAGCGACAAATGCTATGAAAACCGCGAGTGGCTGTGGGGCTATCGGGAAGATGACCCGATGGGCGGGCACGACCCCTACAGCAGCAGCAAGGGCGCCGCCGAACTGGTGACCTCGGCCTATCGCCGCTCCTTCTTCGCCAACCAACCGGACAACCAGGTGGGCATTGCCAGCGTGCGCGCCGGTAATGTGATCGGCGGGGGCGACTTCGCCGCTGACCGTCTCATCCCCGACTTCATCCGTGCCCTCGAAAAAGAGGAGCCGGTGGTGATCCGCAATCCGCACGCGGTCCGTCCCTGGCAATTCGTCCTGGAGCCGCTGTCAGGCTATCTGCAGATCGCGCAACTGCTCTATGAACAGGGCGGCGCCTATGCCGAAGGCTGGAACTTCGGGCCGGCCGATACCGACCTGCAGACCGTGAGCCAGCTATGCGCCACCTTCAACCACTCCTTGCAGAAGAACGATGTGGGGCAAGTGGAAGTACGCCTGGAAGGCCAGGCCCGCGGCCCGCACGAAGCGGCACTGCTGCGCCTGGATATCTCCAAGGTCCGCCAGCGCCTGGACTGGATTCCAAAGATGGAGCTCTACACCGCCCTGGAACTGACCGCGCAATGGTATGCAGGCTACCTGAACAACGAGGATCTGCGCGCGCTCTCGGAAAACCAGATCGCGTTCTACCAGAGCCTGAACTGAAGCCGCCCACTGCATTGCCGCCCGGCGCATACGCACACGGGCGGTCTGCAGCGCTCAATAGCCCATCTTGCGGATCTCGGCCATGGTCTGGGTACGCAGCACCAGGCGTTCGAACTCCTCTGACCACTCTCGCGTGAGATTTTTCAACAGCAGACTCTTGCCGGCACGGGTCACGCGGCGGCGCACGTCTTCGTTGTGCAGCACCATCTGCAGGTTCGAGGCCAGCAGCTCGATATTGCCCACCGGGTGCATCAGGGCATTGACCCCATTCTTCAGGCCGATGTGGCGATAGGTCTCCAGGTCCGACAGGCAGACCGGCACATCCAGCTCGAAGGCTTCCCAGATCGTCAGCGGCTGTGATTCGCTGGAACTGGCCAGCACATAGGCATCGGCCGAGGCCAGGTAACGCAGGACTTCCTCATTGGGCAGCTCGCCCAGGAAGCGATAGCGCTCCGGCAGCGCCTCGGAGAGCTTGCGCGCACCCTCGCCCAGTTGCAGGTACTTGCCGATGAACAGGCATTCGGTGTTGGCACGCTGCTCGGCGCTCATGGCGTTGACGGCCATGATGGTATCTTCCATGCGCTTGCGCGGCTCGATGGTGCCGATGCAGACAATACGTTTCTTGTCCTTGGGCTTGGCCTGCAGATCCTGCTGGCGATAGATGGCGTCATTCCAGAACGGCAGCACATGCACCATGGCCGGGCTGTCGAACAGGAAGCTGCCATAGACCAGGCGCTGGAATTCGGTCTGGAACACGATGTGCGAAGCGCTCTTGAAACCCTGTGCCATCTGCGGATAACGCAG is a window from the Herbaspirillum rubrisubalbicans genome containing:
- a CDS encoding type II toxin-antitoxin system HigB family toxin, which produces MRIIALSTLRTFWTAHPAAETPLRAWHALASRVNWKTPADIKAAYRNASFIRNNRVVFNIKGNDYRLVVAVRYDKELIYIRFVGTHRQYDAIDVETI
- a CDS encoding YitT family protein, which codes for MAEVASKAAVSVADLRHKSYEDVLALVAGTLFVSLAVNMYSQVGLLTGSTAGLAFLTHYLTGLPFGVVFFTINIPFYYFAFRRMGLRFTGKTFCAVALVSGFSLMHPHFIGYAKLDLFYSAVLGGLLMGVGFVMLFRHGASLGGINVVTLFLQDRYGLRAGKLQMGVDVVIVLCSLFVVTPRVLLASILGAVTANLVIALNHRAGRYMGM
- a CDS encoding aromatic amino acid transaminase, whose amino-acid sequence is MFSHLPPYAGDPILSLMEQFQRDERSNKVNLSIGIYTDGRGVVPVLPTVRTAAAAVAEAGAPYVYLPMEGHAAYRQAVAKLLFGADLPSTEHLAIVQTLGGSGALKVGADLIARFFPQPTIWLPDPTWDNHVGIFEGAGFKTERYPYYDAQTKGLDFPAMLAKLDSLSKGAVVLLHPCCHNPTGVDPTRAQWEEIIAVVEKRGLLPFFDLAYQGFAESLDEDIWPVREAVRRQIPFFLSNSFSKIFSLYSERIGALSVFCPQSGQAANVLGQLKLTVRRNYSSPARNGALLVAHVLGDDKLATQWRAEVEEMRVRVRDMRVKLASQLKSAVPDQDFSFLLRQNGMFGYTGLSSAQVDRLREEFGVYAVGTGRICVAGLNDSNVARVAETMAEVLRG
- a CDS encoding helix-turn-helix domain-containing protein, coding for MQLKLIRTRKDYRAALAEAERLWDAPARSEQADQLDVLTLLIAHYERAHFAIDDPDPIDFLLHVMQARGMTRKDLEPYLGPRSRVSDILNRVRPLTLDMIRKLSAGLNLPADLLIQPYPVRTASSELLSA
- a CDS encoding dihydroneopterin aldolase, with protein sequence MLFLSHPSLQDCRRLFLRNYEVFINIGVHEFEKKGEQRILINVDLYVPLAETTPTADHLDEVVDYDFIRSTIAERMARGHIHLQETLCDDVMTAMLAHPKVRAVRVSTEKPDVYPDCDSVGVETFRIKA
- a CDS encoding glycosyltransferase family 4 protein — translated: MKILLLNDEFYTTGASIAMLRLAERLVQNHEVSVLPRIDGQGEVRKQFEAMGIPIVRDLPAGTDVVISNCILSGSLVGELGARCPVIWWVHEAEIGRDLLLRYPQMAQGFKSASHIVFQTEFQRLVYGSFLFDSPAMVHVLPFWNDAIYRQQDLQAKPKDKKRIVCIGTIEPRKRMEDTIMAVNAMSAEQRANTECLFIGKYLQLGEGARKLSEALPERYRFLGELPNEEVLRYLASADAYVLASSSESQPLTIWEAFELDVPVCLSDLETYRHIGLKNGVNALMHPVGNIELLASNLQMVLHNEDVRRRVTRAGKSLLLKNLTREWSEEFERLVLRTQTMAEIRKMGY
- a CDS encoding SDR family oxidoreductase: MTSPSSAGVALVTGAARRIGRHIALALAQAGWDVAVHYNRSRQEAEELVREIAALGRRALAVQGELGDQAQVRALLPQAAPLGRISCVVNNASLFDYDDAASFGNDRLLRHMSANVGAPVLLAQALFEITPAGEQAVVVNLLDQKLYNPNPDFLSYTLSKAALHSATTLLAQALAPKVRVVGVAPGLTMVSGDQTEEQFGKAHTVTPLGRGSTPEDIAAAVCYVASARAVTGTTLLVDGGQHLLPLSRDVMFVAK
- the rfbG gene encoding CDP-glucose 4,6-dehydratase, producing the protein MANFWRDKRVFITGHTGFKGSWLTLWLHLMGARVSGYALPAPTNPSLFHLARLHNCVQTTTGDVRDPRHLAETLAAVQPDIVFHLAAQPLVRDSYATPVDTYATNVMGTVHLLEAVRHTPSVRSVVVVTSDKCYENREWLWGYREDDPMGGHDPYSSSKGAAELVTSAYRRSFFANQPDNQVGIASVRAGNVIGGGDFAADRLIPDFIRALEKEEPVVIRNPHAVRPWQFVLEPLSGYLQIAQLLYEQGGAYAEGWNFGPADTDLQTVSQLCATFNHSLQKNDVGQVEVRLEGQARGPHEAALLRLDISKVRQRLDWIPKMELYTALELTAQWYAGYLNNEDLRALSENQIAFYQSLN
- the ttcA gene encoding tRNA 2-thiocytidine(32) synthetase TtcA translates to MNDIAATVQLSDLAELDDLPTQGESGQPEVSARGSRRFDILEKGIRRLTGRAIADFDMIRDGDVIMACMSGGADSYTMLDTLRYLQTVAPVKFEIIAVNLDQKQPGFPEHILPEYFERIGVRYRIVEEDTYSIVKEKIAPGKTTCSLCSRLRRGILYRVAKELGATKIALGHHRDDILHTFMLNMFYGGKIKTMPPKLIADDGQNVVIRPLAYVREPDIKKYAAAMQFPIIPCNLCGSQPNLQRQAMREMLNQWEKTNPLWIKSMFTAMANIAPSHMLDRSLFDFSSFKPGAGKEATGDTLFDRDDKLDQGQSVINLL